TCACCACCGAGCGACGGAACCTCGATCGTCGAGCCGAGCGCGGCTTCGGTAAAGCTGATCGGAACGTCAACGTAAGTGTCGCGCCCCTCCCGCTTAAAGACGCGATGCGCGGCTATGCTCAAATAGACGTAGAGATCGCCAGACGGGCCGCCGCGGGCTCCGCCTTCGCCTTTTCCCGCAATGCGAATTCGCGAGCCGTCGTCGACGCCGGGCGGCACGTTCACCGTCAAGCGCGTCTCTTGTTGGAGGCGTCCGCGCCCGGCGCAAGTTTCGCATGGCTGCGCGATCGTATGGCCTTCGCCGGCGCAGCGCGGGCATGTCGTCTGCGTAACGATTTGCCCGAGCGGCGTCTGTCGCGCGGCGCGAACCGCGCCGCTGCCACCGCATCGCTCGCAAGGAACGATGATCGTTCCCGGTCGCGCGCCGCTTCCATTACACGTTTCACATTGCGCCTGGCGATCGAAGACGATCTCGCGCGAGGTTCCGTGGAATGCTTCTTCGAGCGTGATCTCCACGTCGTAGCGCAGGTCGGATCCGCGCTCGGGGCCGGCGCGCCGTGTTTGCGCCGCGCCGCGCGCGTTGCCGAAAAAGACATCGAAGATATCGCCGAAACCGGCAGCGCCGAAGCCGAAATCTCCCGCACCGGCCGACGCGCCGTTGCCGACGTAGCCGAAGCGATCGTACTGCGATCGTTTCTTGGGATCGGAGAGCACCTCGTAGGCTTCGTTGATCTCTTTGAAGTGGTGTTCGGCCTTCGACTTATCTTCAGCGACGTCGGGATGGTGCCGACGCGCCAGTGCGCGATAGGCTTGCTTTATCTCATCCCCCGAGGCTTCTCGCGAAACGCCGAGGATCTCGTAGTAATCCGTGGTGGGCATCTATGCGCGTGGTATGTCGTCGACGTCGGAGAGCCGTTCGCTCAAGGTTTGCGCGGTGCCGGAGGCGAGTGCCAGCAGACGCGCGTAGGGCATCCGCCTCGGGCCGAGGATTGAGAGCATTCCCAACGCGTGCGATCCGAAATGATACGGCACGGTGACGATCGAGAAGTCGGCGAGCTCTTCGCTACCCAGCTCGCGTCCGATTTTGACACTGGCGGCGTCGTCGTTCACGGCGTCGGCGACGAGTTGATAGAGCGTCTTCTGTTCTTCGACGATCCGGAGAATGGAGCGCAGCTTGCGGAGATCTTGAAACTCGGGCTGATCGAGCAGATTCTGCGCGCCGGCCGCGGCGATGGCCGGCTGCTCGTTCGGACGCGCCGAAGCGGCGGCGTTGAGCACCGCGCCGCGCAGGTCGTCGGAGACGCGCGCTTCTTGCGCGGCTTGCGCGATCTCGGCGTCGGTGACGTCGCCGAGTGGGCGATTGGCAAATCGCAGATTGAGCGCATTCGAAAAGCGAGTGAGGTCGTCGGGATGCACTTCCGCGCCGAGCTCAAAGAGACTCTGCGCGGCGACACCAAGCGAGGTTACGACGATTGCGACGCCGGTATGCGGCGAGAGCCAGATGAGTTGAATGTGTTTGAAGACTTGCGCATCTTGCTGCGGCTTGGTAACGAACGCTAAGTTATTCGAAAGGCGTCCGAGTAAGCGCGTCGTGTGATCGATGATCTCGTCGAGCTCGCGCGTCGCGTCACCCAACTCGTCGTGAATCCGGCGCCGCTCGGCTTCGGTGAGCTCTTCGGGCAACATCAAGCGATCGACGTACGTGCGATAGCCCGCGTCGGAGGGAATGCGCCCGGCCGACGTATGCGGCTGCACGAGGTAACCGCCGGCTTCGAGCTCGGCCATCTCGTTGCGCACCGTGGCCGAACTGATGCCGAGGTTATATTTTTGCGTCAGCGCCTGCGAGCCCACCGGCTCGGCGGTGGCGATATACTCGTAGACGACGGTCGCGAGGATATAAGCCTTGCGTTTATCGAGGCCGGGGCTATTGATCACGCCCTCTACTGTAGCACTCTGGCGGCGCGAGTGCCAGCGGTGGGCACCCGCTAAGGCTTTGCAAGCGAGGCCTTCCTGCTGCTCGCGGGGCCAAGCCGCAGCAAGCCGAATGTTTCCGCATGGCTACCTTGGTTATTACCCGTTGCGCGCTTTGCATCAGCGCGGTTGTTGCATTTCTTGCAGGATGCGGCGGAGCGCAGCCGCCGATCGGCGCGCCGGGCACGACGGCCAACGCGGCGACGTCCTCTTCTTATAATGTGCTCCTGAGGTTCGGATCGACGCCACATAGGCTTTCGCAAGGGAGACGTCCGGGCGGCTTGCTCAACGTCGCCGGGACGTTCTACGGCACGACCCTCGGGGGCGGCGGATTTGACGAGGGAACTGCCTATAGCCTGACTCCGTCGGGCAAGGATAAGATACTGTATCGCTTTCGCGGCGGCTCCGACGCGGCGCACCCGGGGGCTGCGTTGATCGACGTCGGCGGTACATTGTACGGCACGTCGGCCTTCGGCGGCGGGGGATGTTTCAATACGTATGACGCCGGCTGTGGGACGGTGTACAGCATAACGACGGCGGGCGTGGAGACGGTGTTGCACCGCTTCACCGGCGGATGCCAGGGCTGCACCGATGGAGCAAATCCGTACGCGAGCCTCCTCGACGTGAACGGCACACTGTACGGCACGACATCCGGCGGCGGCGTCGGCAGCACAAGTTCATACTATTGTTGCGGAACAATTTTCACGATCAGCAAGGGCGGCAAATATAACGTGCTCTACCGCTTTTGCAGCGCGTCCAGCGGTTCCAATTGTCCCGATGGAGACTCCCCAACCGCGGGCCTGATCGACGTCAACGGCACATTGTACGGCGCGACCGTGGGGGGTGGCGAGTATGGCGCCGGGACGGTCTTCAGCATCAGCACGACCGGCAAAGAAAACGTTCTGTACAGCTTTACCGGCGGCGCCGACGGGTTGTGGCCGGAAGGGACCTTGATCGAGCTCAACGGCACGTTGTACGGCACGACGTACGCGGGTGGCTCGCAGAGCTGCCACCTGCACTTTTCGAATGGTTGCGGAACCGTTTACAGCGTAAGCATCTCCCGCGCGGAGAACGTGCTGCACGCCTTCACCGGCGGCTCCGACGGGGCGCGTCCGTTTGCAGGCTTGACGAACGTGAATGGTGCGCTCTTCGGCACAGCGCAGCTTGGAGGGAGCGGCGATTGCAGGACATCGTCTCGCACGACCGGTTGCGGAATCGTCTACGAAATTACGACCGCCGGCTCCGAGTCGATACTGCACACGTTCACCAGCGGCAGCGACGGCGCGTACCCAAATGCGAGCTTAGTGAATGTTAGCGGAACACTCTACGGCACAACGCCTTACGGCGGCGTCGCCGATTGCAGAGACGACGGATGTGGGACCGTTTTTTCGCTAAAGCCGTAACCTTCGGTTCGAAAGCTTGGCGCTTCGTTCAGTGCTGGGGTTGACACTTGGGAGAGCGTGCTCGACTGCTTGTGACAGCTCCGGCCAGCTCAGGGCACCAACCGAAACGTAGGAGACGTTGCCATTGGGCGCGAGCACGAGCGTTACCGGAATCGCCGAGACCGAATAGATTCTAAAGACGGTGCCCGCGATGTCTTCAACGAGCGGCAGGGTGATGTTCGAACCGTGCAAATAGTTGGCAGCGACGTCGGAAGGTTCTTGGGAGATCGTGACGACCGCGACCCGATTGCCGTAGGTTTCGCGCGCGCGCACGAACTCGTCGAGCTCGGCGGTGCAGACGTGACACCAGGTTGCCCAAAAATCGATGATGACGACCCTGCCGCGAAAATCGGAGAGGGACTCGGTGCCGCGCGGAGTCGGGAAGGCAAAGTTCGGCGCGGGCGCATCGTAACGGATAGTTTCGAGCCCCGTTGACGAGGCCGTCAGTGCCGCGAAGACGATTGCAGCGAACATTTTCTGACGCGTTTATCTTCGGCAGGCATGGCTCGTGCGCCTCGGTAACGCTTGCGTGATGACGGACTCTGCGATTGAGGCGCTCCTCGAGGAGAGCCGGCGCTTCCCGCCCTCAGCCGAATTCGCGGCGCAGGCCAATGCGACGGCCGAAATCTATGCCGAGGCGGAGCGGGATTACGCCGAATTTTGGGCCACGTGGGCGCGCAAGCTCGAATGGATGAAGCCCTTTAGCGTTGCGCTGGAGTGGAACGAGCCGTACGCGCGCTGGTTCGCCGACGGGCAGCTCAACGTTTCGGTTAATTGCCTCGATCGCCACGTGCGCGCCGGCCGCGGCGAAAAGATCGCCTATTACTATGAAGGCGAGCCGGGCGATCGGCGCACGATCACCTATCGCGAGCTGTTGGCCGACGTCAACCGCTTTGCCAACGCATTGCGCCGTATCGGAGTTCGGCGCGGCGATCGCGTGGCGATTTACATGCCGATGATTCCGGAACTGCCGGTGGCAATGCTCGCGTGCGCGCGGATCGGCGCCGCGCATTCGGTCATCTTCGGCGGATTCTCGCCCGAATCGATCGTGGACCGCGTAAACGACGCGCAGTGCGTTGCCTTGATCACCGCCGATTACGGCTGGCGGCGCGGCAACAAGGTTGCGCTCAAGCGCAACTGCGACATCGCGATGGAGCAGACGCCGTCGGTACGACATTGCATCGTGGCGCGCCGCGTCGGTGACGAGGTTTTTATGCGCGAAGGCCGCGACCATTGGTGGCACGAGCTGGTTGCCGGTGAGGCGAGCGAGTGCGAGCCCGAAGCGATGAACGGCGAAGATCTTCTCTTTCTTCTCTACACCAGCGGCACCACGGCCAAGCCGAAAGGCATCAAGCACACGACGGCCGGCTATTTGACGCACGTGACCATGACGCACAAACTCGTTTTCGATTTGAAGGAAGAGCGCGACGTCTATTGGTGCACCGCCGACATCGGCTGGGTGACCGGCCACTCGTACATCGTTTACGGACCGCTGGCAAACGGCGCGACCAGCATGATCTACGAAGGCACGCCTGATTTTCCCGATAAGGATCGCTTTTGGAAGATCGTCGAGCGTTACGGCGTGACGATTCTGTACACCGCGCCGACGGCGATTCGCACGTTTATGAAGTGGGGTCCGGAGTATCCGGCGCGACACGACCTCTCCTCGCTGCGTTTGCTGGGAAGCGTCGGGGAGCCGATCAATCCCGAAGCGTGGATTTGGTATCTCGAGTGGATCGGCGGTAATCGCACGCCGATCGTCGACACGTGGTGGCAGACGGAGACCGGCGGCATCATGATCTCACCGCTGCCCGGCGTGACCACGACATTGCCCGGCAGCGCGACCAAGCCGTTGCCCGGAATCGGCGCCGACATCGTGAACGATAACGGCGAATCGGCGCCGCGCGGCGGCGGCGGTTACGTGGTGCTGACGCGGCCGTGGCCCGGTATGCTGCGCGGCATTTGGGGCGACGACGAACGATATGTGAGCACGTATTGGTCGCGCTTTGCGCATCGCTATTTCGCCGGCGACGGCGCGCGCCGCGACGCCGAAGGCAACTATTGGTTCATGGGCCGGATTGACGACGTGATGAACGTCAGCGGGCACCGCATCTCGACGACCGAAATTGAGAGCGCGCTGGTGGATCATCCGCGGGTCGCCGAGTCCGCGGTTTGCGGCAAGCTCGACGAGACAACGGGGCAGGCCGTCTACGCCTTCGTTTCGCTCAAGGGCGCCGAGACCGGCACGCCGGAACTCGCCGACGAGCTGCGCGATCACGTCGCCGCAAAGCTGGGCAAGTTCACGCGACCGAAGTACGTGACGTTCACGCAAGAACTTCCGAAGACTCGCAGCGGAAAGATCATGCGCCGGCTGCTGCGGGACATCGCCGAAGGCCGCACGCTCGGCGACACGACGACGCTCGCCGATTCGACGATTGTCAAAGAACTTCAGGAACGCGCCCAGGCCGAAGTTACGCGCGACGAATAGCCGGCGATTCATCCGAAGAGGCGACGGGCGACGTTCTTCTAGCGGATGACGAGGCGGTCGGCGTCGAAGCCTGAGCTCGATGATTCCGGCGCCGGAGGGAGATGAGGCTTTGGCTGCGGCGTTTGCGGCACACCATGCCTGGGCGTTCGGCGAGGCGTATCGCCGCCATGCCTCGCTCCTCTACTCGGCCGCCTACAACGTGCTCGGCAACGCGGACGACGCAAAAGATTGCGTCGGCGACGCGGTCGCGCGGCTCTGGCGTTCGCCCGGATCGTACACGGCGCAACGGGGGAACTTGCGCAATTTTTTAGTCGTCTGCGTTCGCAACGAGGCGATCTCGCGGCGGCGTCGTCAGGCGCGCCAGACGCGCGTCGAGGAACGGCTCACCAGCATGGCGCCGCAATTTGAGGAGATGCACCTCGAGGATCCGATCGAGCGCGATCGCGTTCGGCGCGCGCTGCTGGCGCTTCCGGCAGAGCAACGCACCGCGATTGCCCTTGCCTATTACGACGGAAAGACGCAGAGCGAAATTGCGGCGGAGCTGCGCGAACCGCTGGGCACGATCAAGAGCCGGATCAAGCTCGGTTTGCGTAAACTTGCATTGGCGCTCGAGGTTGCGCCGGCGGAAAGCGAACGCGCGTGATGCCGTTCCACGTTGACGACGTCGCAGAACTCTACGCTTTAGGTTCGCTCGAGGATCGCGAGCGCGAAGCGGTTGACGTGCATTTGCGACGGTGCTCGCAGTGCACGCAAGCGATTGCCGATGCCGAACGCGACGTTGCGACGATCGCTTCGATGGAACCGCGGCACGAAGCGCCAGCCGAGCTCGGCTCGCGAATCGAACGCGTGCTCGAAGTTCGACCGTTCGCGCGCGCTCCTCGAGCCGTTGCGCACACGTGGATGATTCCGGCGGCGATGGCGGCGGTGCTGCTGCTCGGACTGCTTCCCACGGCCTATTTCGCGGCGGAGAGTCGCGCGATGCACGATGCGATGATCGCCCAAAACTCGGCGATAACCCGGCTCGCATCGCAACCCTATCGCGTCGCCAACTTCAACGCGGCGCGGGCGCGCGTCGTTTATGGCGTTGACGGATCGTGGTATGTCGTCATCGTGCCCAGCGCGCCGAAAAAACTCGCGGTAGCGTGGATGCACGACGGCGGAAGGACGATGCTGGGCGAAGCAGTTCCGCACGGCGACGTTGCGACGCTCTATTTGCCCAAGAGCCATCGGATGGATCGGCTCGCCCTGATGGACGGCGAACGAATCGTCGCCGAAGCGAAGCT
This Candidatus Eremiobacterota bacterium DNA region includes the following protein-coding sequences:
- a CDS encoding sigma-70 family RNA polymerase sigma factor: MIPAPEGDEALAAAFAAHHAWAFGEAYRRHASLLYSAAYNVLGNADDAKDCVGDAVARLWRSPGSYTAQRGNLRNFLVVCVRNEAISRRRRQARQTRVEERLTSMAPQFEEMHLEDPIERDRVRRALLALPAEQRTAIALAYYDGKTQSEIAAELREPLGTIKSRIKLGLRKLALALEVAPAESERA
- a CDS encoding zf-HC2 domain-containing protein — translated: MMPFHVDDVAELYALGSLEDREREAVDVHLRRCSQCTQAIADAERDVATIASMEPRHEAPAELGSRIERVLEVRPFARAPRAVAHTWMIPAAMAAVLLLGLLPTAYFAAESRAMHDAMIAQNSAITRLASQPYRVANFNAARARVVYGVDGSWYVVIVPSAPKKLAVAWMHDGGRTMLGEAVPHGDVATLYLPKSHRMDRLALMDGERIVAEAKLTWQRTAPNRQAVRSV
- the acs gene encoding acetate--CoA ligase, which gives rise to MTDSAIEALLEESRRFPPSAEFAAQANATAEIYAEAERDYAEFWATWARKLEWMKPFSVALEWNEPYARWFADGQLNVSVNCLDRHVRAGRGEKIAYYYEGEPGDRRTITYRELLADVNRFANALRRIGVRRGDRVAIYMPMIPELPVAMLACARIGAAHSVIFGGFSPESIVDRVNDAQCVALITADYGWRRGNKVALKRNCDIAMEQTPSVRHCIVARRVGDEVFMREGRDHWWHELVAGEASECEPEAMNGEDLLFLLYTSGTTAKPKGIKHTTAGYLTHVTMTHKLVFDLKEERDVYWCTADIGWVTGHSYIVYGPLANGATSMIYEGTPDFPDKDRFWKIVERYGVTILYTAPTAIRTFMKWGPEYPARHDLSSLRLLGSVGEPINPEAWIWYLEWIGGNRTPIVDTWWQTETGGIMISPLPGVTTTLPGSATKPLPGIGADIVNDNGESAPRGGGGYVVLTRPWPGMLRGIWGDDERYVSTYWSRFAHRYFAGDGARRDAEGNYWFMGRIDDVMNVSGHRISTTEIESALVDHPRVAESAVCGKLDETTGQAVYAFVSLKGAETGTPELADELRDHVAAKLGKFTRPKYVTFTQELPKTRSGKIMRRLLRDIAEGRTLGDTTTLADSTIVKELQERAQAEVTRDE
- the dnaJ gene encoding molecular chaperone DnaJ — translated: MPTTDYYEILGVSREASGDEIKQAYRALARRHHPDVAEDKSKAEHHFKEINEAYEVLSDPKKRSQYDRFGYVGNGASAGAGDFGFGAAGFGDIFDVFFGNARGAAQTRRAGPERGSDLRYDVEITLEEAFHGTSREIVFDRQAQCETCNGSGARPGTIIVPCERCGGSGAVRAARQTPLGQIVTQTTCPRCAGEGHTIAQPCETCAGRGRLQQETRLTVNVPPGVDDGSRIRIAGKGEGGARGGPSGDLYVYLSIAAHRVFKREGRDTYVDVPISFTEAALGSTIEVPSLGGDVELTLAPGTQSAATFRLRGHGMPGLRAAHRGDHHVTVHVIVPAKLNKRQRNLLEEYARAGGDAIEERTFFDRVKDAFRPE
- a CDS encoding TlpA family protein disulfide reductase → MFAAIVFAALTASSTGLETIRYDAPAPNFAFPTPRGTESLSDFRGRVVIIDFWATWCHVCTAELDEFVRARETYGNRVAVVTISQEPSDVAANYLHGSNITLPLVEDIAGTVFRIYSVSAIPVTLVLAPNGNVSYVSVGALSWPELSQAVEHALPSVNPSTERSAKLSNRRLRL
- the hrcA gene encoding heat-inducible transcription repressor HrcA, which codes for MINSPGLDKRKAYILATVVYEYIATAEPVGSQALTQKYNLGISSATVRNEMAELEAGGYLVQPHTSAGRIPSDAGYRTYVDRLMLPEELTEAERRRIHDELGDATRELDEIIDHTTRLLGRLSNNLAFVTKPQQDAQVFKHIQLIWLSPHTGVAIVVTSLGVAAQSLFELGAEVHPDDLTRFSNALNLRFANRPLGDVTDAEIAQAAQEARVSDDLRGAVLNAAASARPNEQPAIAAAGAQNLLDQPEFQDLRKLRSILRIVEEQKTLYQLVADAVNDDAASVKIGRELGSEELADFSIVTVPYHFGSHALGMLSILGPRRMPYARLLALASGTAQTLSERLSDVDDIPRA